The Vicinamibacteria bacterium genomic interval CGATGCAGGCATGCCGTCTGGATATCTCGGCATCGTCGAGCAAGATGTCACACCCGCTGCGGCCAATGGTGACATAGCCCTTGTCCAGGGCAATCATCTGCCCCGCGCCTTTTCCGCTGAGCACAACGAGCGCATAGGCCTTGTCGGGATCGAGCTTCGGGCTCGCTTCCGCGGGCGTGGCGACGATGGATAGCGGGATCGTCATGTCGGGCAGGGTCAGGGGCTCTTCGCACTGCGGGCACAGGACCTTGGCGGCGTCGAGGCGAGGCAGCTCCTCCTGGTGGAGGGGGTAATCGCAGCTCGGACAGGTGAACGGCATGACAGTCGTCAATATCAGTGTAAGAAACGAAACGTCTCCCTGACAAGCCGCGTTTGCTATAGTGCCCGCGTGAAGAATTCAGGTCTCACGCTCGTCACCGGGGCCTCGTCGGGAATCGGAAGAGAGCTCGCGATCCTCGCGGGCGAGAAAGGGCGCGGTGTCATCCTGGTTGCGCGAAGGGCCGAGCGACTCGAAACCCTCGCCGGTCGACTGCGCGACTCCTACGGCGTTCGAGCGGAGACCATCGTC includes:
- a CDS encoding FHA domain-containing protein, with protein sequence MPFTCPSCDYPLHQEELPRLDAAKVLCPQCEEPLTLPDMTIPLSIVATPAEASPKLDPDKAYALVVLSGKGAGQMIALDKGYVTIGRSGCDILLDDAEISRRHACIEIDGDGATLEDLGSTNGTYVGDERIDRVSLPNRAQFRVGSHVMAFVVSDR